From a region of the Paludisphaera mucosa genome:
- a CDS encoding ParA family protein, with product MIVTVASFKGGVGKTTSAVHLAAYFAKLDKTVLIDGDPNRSSTAWAARGALPFDVADEAMTAKVARAYEHLVFDTAARPDPDVLRVLAEGCDMLVIPTTADGLSFDALMLTVAALQKIDAAKYRILVTMAPPRPARDGDIAREALAAQGLPVFGTTVRALKAFKTAGTEGVVVSGVKDPRANLGWWDYVAVCDELVTLVEGVRYGQAG from the coding sequence ATGATCGTCACGGTGGCCAGCTTCAAGGGGGGCGTCGGCAAGACCACGTCGGCCGTCCACCTCGCGGCCTACTTCGCCAAGCTCGACAAGACCGTCCTGATCGACGGCGACCCGAACCGGTCCTCGACGGCCTGGGCGGCGCGGGGGGCCCTGCCCTTCGACGTCGCCGACGAGGCGATGACGGCGAAGGTGGCGCGGGCCTACGAACACCTGGTCTTCGACACCGCCGCCCGACCCGACCCCGACGTCCTGCGGGTCCTGGCCGAGGGGTGCGACATGCTCGTCATCCCGACCACGGCGGACGGACTGTCGTTCGACGCGCTGATGCTGACGGTCGCCGCCCTCCAGAAGATCGACGCGGCCAAGTACCGGATCCTCGTGACCATGGCCCCGCCGAGGCCGGCCCGCGACGGCGACATCGCCCGCGAGGCGCTGGCCGCCCAGGGGCTGCCGGTCTTCGGGACGACGGTCCGTGCGCTGAAGGCGTTCAAGACGGCGGGCACCGAGGGCGTCGTGGTGAGCGGCGTGAAGGACCCCAGGGCGAATCTCGGGTGGTGGGATTACGTGGCCGTGTGCGACGAGCTGGTGACCCTGGTGGAGGGCGTGCGCTATGGGCAGGCAGGCTGA
- a CDS encoding ribbon-helix-helix domain-containing protein, whose product MSDASEAGSGKGRKRQAPKTVGKLAASKVKATIHLSVEADQRLNIHCAMTGLDRSELVEQLINTHLRRYVVSDRGGGDSAREVDGEAA is encoded by the coding sequence ATGTCCGACGCCAGCGAGGCGGGAAGCGGCAAGGGGCGGAAGCGGCAAGCCCCCAAGACGGTCGGCAAGTTGGCCGCTTCGAAGGTCAAGGCGACGATCCATCTGAGCGTCGAGGCGGATCAGCGGCTGAACATCCACTGTGCGATGACGGGCCTGGACCGCTCCGAGCTGGTCGAGCAGCTCATCAACACGCACCTGCGGCGCTACGTGGTGAGCGACCGCGGGGGAGGGGACTCGGCCAGGGAAGTCGACGGGGAGGCCGCATGA